CAGTCCTCATATAAACAATTAAGAAAATCGTTGAAGCTATTTGACAAAAAATATATATTTTCCATTTCTTCAGTTTCCTCACCATGAGCCCAATGATAGACTTGTCCGAAATACTGGTTGCTGATCCCAATACATATTTGATTCCCGCTTGGGTCATCTGCTATTGGCATAAACCCCGCTTCTACAATCTCGTCGAAAAGATCAAACTTTTTCTCTAAATTGTCATACATGGTTCCAATTCCATAAAAAATGTTTACTATACTTTCACCCAGCTTTTCAGATATCTTATAAACACTTGGATTTGGATAACCACCGTTATATTCCAGTAAAAAATCTCTATACTCTCTTGGAATTGTAATAGAATGACTATGCTCAAATCGTTCTAAATCTTCAATGGATAAACTTTCATGCATTCTTTCCATTTTCACTAAAACTCACTCCTTATTGATTAGCTTCTTCACCATTTCATTGCTATTTCTACTATATAGATAGTTTAAAATAACATTTACTAATAGGTAACTGAACGTTTAAAGGACAACGTTTTTAACCTTGTCCTTTGATTACTGATTTATTTTATTAAACTAGTAATTTAGAAAAACCGGAGCCTTAAAACCAGCACTAACAGTTTTTCAACAATAGCTTGATTTGCTGAGTTTGAGTAGCATTCACCCATTGTGGTTTCAGGCTTTAGTACACTTCACACTTCTTATGGCTAAGTGATGGATTCCATTTTTTCCTCAATCCAATTCATAGCTATTTCTGCATCTTCTTGAGAAATGACTCTTTTTTGGCTTTTATACTTATATGTTTCATAAGCCCAAACCAATATGATTTTAACAAACTCAACTGTTTCTAATTTACATACTGGTTCAACCTCATCTTCCTCTTCGTCGTAAAATGGATCTTCAATGATAGTGAAATCTTTATAGGCTACTATGCTAGAAGCATTTCCTCCGTGTTTATAGTGAGGTATGTTCCCTTTTAATAAATCAATAAAATGTTCAATATCATTTTTTAACTCGCTTAACCTCCAAGGTATATCAGATCCTAAAGGATCATTTATCATATTAGCAAATTCTAGAGACTTTTCTTCATCAAAATCCATTACCACCACATTAAATTCCTCTATATACTTAAATCTATAGTTATATTTAATCATCGCTACCTTTCCATCCACCTCAATGTTTGTACGATTATTCATACCTTTATTAACCCAATCAATAACCCATAAAAGCTGTAGACCAAATTACCGTTTTCATCACCATGACTCTATTT
The genomic region above belongs to Priestia megaterium and contains:
- a CDS encoding SMI1/KNR4 family protein — translated: MERMHESLSIEDLERFEHSHSITIPREYRDFLLEYNGGYPNPSVYKISEKLGESIVNIFYGIGTMYDNLEKKFDLFDEIVEAGFMPIADDPSGNQICIGISNQYFGQVYHWAHGEETEEMENIYFLSNSFNDFLNCLYED